One Curtobacterium herbarum genomic window carries:
- a CDS encoding EfeM/EfeO family lipoprotein codes for MSISARAATAAVVGVLGVVVAGALVAAHLTPASAPTPTRYAVRVGTDTCGAGWPGGGGARSGTQTLRIENTSVAGIEVQLVDPADGAVFLDAEGLGSGAAHTYRVRLARGDYRFRCLPADGEPETGPVIHVHGAAHVAGAAPGIVPVTRADLIPAAKSYGDWIEGRLPVLLADVRALDADVHAGDVAAAERDWLTGHREYEQLGAAYGAFGDDDTAINGLPASGRTALDDPHLTGFHRLEALLWSGAPVTRALAPADALVAAVTHLQQAFPDSRVDPLDVGLRSHEILENALQFEVTGRSDAGSHTTLATIDANVDGTEHALEPLRGILRTRYPELAETERALRSLRTEVETHRRSDGSWQALGDLDGSAREHLDAALDRALELLAPVAAICQPRRTS; via the coding sequence GTGTCGATCTCTGCTCGCGCCGCGACGGCCGCGGTCGTCGGCGTGCTCGGAGTGGTCGTCGCCGGTGCCCTGGTCGCCGCCCACCTGACCCCGGCGAGCGCCCCGACACCGACCCGGTACGCGGTCCGGGTCGGGACCGACACGTGCGGAGCCGGCTGGCCCGGTGGCGGTGGCGCCCGGTCCGGCACCCAGACCCTCCGGATCGAGAACACGTCCGTGGCCGGCATCGAGGTCCAGCTCGTCGACCCGGCCGACGGCGCGGTCTTCCTCGACGCCGAGGGCCTGGGCTCCGGCGCGGCACACACCTACCGCGTCCGTCTCGCCCGCGGGGACTACCGCTTCCGCTGCCTGCCCGCCGACGGCGAGCCCGAGACCGGCCCGGTGATCCACGTGCACGGAGCCGCGCACGTGGCGGGTGCCGCTCCCGGGATCGTCCCGGTCACCCGCGCCGACCTGATCCCTGCCGCGAAGTCGTACGGCGACTGGATCGAGGGACGCCTGCCGGTCCTGCTCGCCGACGTGCGCGCACTCGACGCGGACGTGCACGCCGGAGACGTCGCCGCGGCCGAACGCGACTGGCTCACCGGGCACCGCGAGTACGAGCAACTCGGTGCCGCCTACGGCGCGTTCGGCGACGACGACACCGCGATCAACGGCCTGCCGGCCTCCGGACGGACGGCACTCGACGACCCGCACCTGACCGGGTTCCACCGCCTGGAGGCCCTGCTCTGGTCCGGCGCGCCGGTCACCCGGGCACTCGCCCCGGCAGACGCGTTGGTCGCGGCGGTCACGCACCTGCAGCAGGCGTTCCCGGACTCCCGCGTCGACCCGCTCGACGTCGGGCTCCGCTCGCACGAGATCCTCGAGAACGCGCTGCAGTTCGAGGTCACCGGTCGGTCGGACGCCGGCAGCCACACCACGCTGGCGACGATCGATGCGAACGTCGACGGGACGGAGCACGCGCTCGAGCCGCTGCGCGGGATCCTCCGGACGCGGTACCCGGAGCTCGCCGAGACGGAGCGCGCGCTGCGGTCCCTCCGCACCGAGGTCGAGACGCACCGGCGGTCCGACGGCAGCTGGCAGGCGCTCGGCGACCTGGACGGCTCGGCGCGCGAGCACCTGGACGCCGCGCTCGACCGTGCCCTCGAACTGCTGGCTCCGGTCGCCGCCATCTGTCAACCGAGGAGGACCTCGTGA
- the efeB gene encoding iron uptake transporter deferrochelatase/peroxidase subunit: MTDPGHGMDAATHRRMVEAHARAGLTADGTVCPAGVPTAHTDPAPAQRRPLGRRAFLTGAVGAGAGAAAAVGLTAGGVPGLQTEAAAATRADDASAATSYAFHGAHQAGITTPAQRQSAFLAFDATVGSRAELADLLRTITERARALTRGGAPADVGITAPPTDSGVLGPDVPADGLTVTASVGASLFDHRYGLSGQRPARLRTMEDFPNDDLDRAICDGDLLLQVCAHNTDTVLHAVRDIARATRGGMQVRWRQDGFGSPPRPSGTPRNLLGFKDGTGNPSTSDRDRMDELVWTRGGRDGEPDWVTGGSYHVVRTIRMFVEFWDRVSIQEQEDMIGRHRDSGAPLTRSGEFDDPRYQDDPTGDVIQMDAHIRLANPRTAEAQKQQMLRRPYNYDNGTDANGNLDMGLLFACFQADLDRQFVAVQKRLVDEPLVDYVSPVGGGYYFALPGVRHADDWLGRGLLART, from the coding sequence GTGACCGACCCTGGACACGGCATGGACGCTGCGACCCACCGCCGGATGGTCGAGGCACACGCCCGAGCCGGGCTCACCGCGGACGGCACTGTCTGCCCCGCGGGTGTCCCGACCGCGCACACCGACCCGGCACCGGCGCAGCGCCGCCCGCTCGGTCGTCGGGCGTTCCTGACGGGCGCCGTCGGCGCCGGAGCGGGAGCCGCCGCAGCGGTGGGCCTGACCGCCGGAGGGGTGCCGGGCCTCCAGACCGAGGCAGCAGCCGCGACCCGCGCGGACGACGCGAGCGCCGCGACGTCGTACGCGTTCCACGGCGCCCACCAGGCCGGGATCACCACCCCGGCGCAGCGACAGTCGGCGTTCCTGGCGTTCGACGCGACCGTCGGCAGCCGCGCAGAACTCGCCGACCTGCTCCGCACGATCACCGAGCGTGCCCGGGCCCTCACCCGCGGCGGGGCGCCGGCGGACGTCGGGATCACCGCACCGCCGACGGACTCCGGGGTCCTCGGGCCGGACGTCCCCGCCGACGGCCTGACCGTCACCGCGAGTGTCGGCGCGTCGCTGTTCGACCACCGGTACGGCCTGTCCGGACAGCGGCCGGCTCGACTCCGCACCATGGAGGACTTCCCGAACGACGACCTGGACCGGGCGATCTGCGACGGCGACCTGCTCCTGCAGGTCTGCGCCCACAACACCGACACGGTCCTGCACGCCGTCCGCGACATCGCCCGTGCGACCCGCGGCGGCATGCAGGTGCGGTGGCGGCAGGACGGCTTCGGCTCCCCGCCCCGACCCTCCGGCACCCCGCGGAACCTGCTCGGGTTCAAGGACGGCACCGGGAACCCGTCGACCAGCGACCGGGACCGGATGGACGAGCTCGTGTGGACCCGCGGTGGCCGGGACGGCGAACCCGACTGGGTGACCGGCGGCAGCTACCACGTCGTCCGCACGATCCGGATGTTCGTCGAGTTCTGGGACCGCGTCTCGATCCAGGAGCAGGAGGACATGATCGGCCGGCACCGCGACTCCGGGGCGCCCCTGACCCGCAGCGGCGAGTTCGACGACCCGCGCTACCAGGACGACCCCACCGGCGACGTCATCCAGATGGACGCGCACATCCGGCTCGCGAACCCGCGCACGGCCGAGGCGCAGAAGCAGCAGATGCTCCGTCGTCCGTACAACTACGACAACGGCACGGACGCGAACGGCAACCTCGACATGGGCCTGCTGTTCGCGTGCTTCCAGGCGGACCTGGACCGGCAGTTCGTGGCCGTGCAGAAGCGCCTGGTCGACGAGCCGCTCGTGGACTACGTCTCGCCCGTCGGTGGCGGCTACTACTTCGCCCTGCCCGGTGTCCGGCACGCGGACGACTGGTTGGGGCGCGGGCTCCTCGCCCGGACCTGA
- a CDS encoding phospholipase C gives MAIAAVAATALAVPQSASAADNSLNTTTPIKHVVVLYDENVSFDHYFGTYPKAANTDGTPFTAAAGTPATDTLASSGTLTKNPNAYAPSRLTPAQALTCDQNHNYLPEQKAVDGGAMDKFVESTSVDTCTGLYGSPGLTMDYYDGNTTTGLWNYAQNYAMSDNAWDTGFGPSTPGALNLISGDTHGGTGVDSVTGAPVTTSTAVVGKDAAGQGTVIADPDPAFDDCSDKDHTSTSNLVKMSGRNIGDLLNTKGVTWGWFQGGFTPTTAAAGAGTFAKCDTTTANVGGSTSNDYSPHHNPFAYYASTSNPHHLAPTSDSMIGYTDQANHQYDLSAFDTALAEHRMPAVSFLKAPEAQDGHAAYSDPLDEQKFLTSKINEIEQSPEWSSTAIVINYDDSDGWYDHVAPTVLNGSTDATNDTTVCTTAATKVGVAGGYLDRCGPSQRLPYLVISPFAKQNDVDHTAIEQTSTTKFIEDNWSTGRIGDQSFDARAGSIRGMFDFAHPQQREVLLDTKTGAVSRIVSTAATPTPTPTATRTPSGTPGTGSGAGTPGAGSGTGTGTGTAGTGTGTGTAGASGTSTDPGTSTSTAGRTVADPPATGAHGNRLAYTGAQLTGVSIATIVFLIAGFSLILLRRRQLRRRG, from the coding sequence ATGGCCATCGCGGCCGTCGCCGCGACCGCCCTCGCCGTCCCGCAGTCGGCGTCCGCCGCCGACAACTCCCTGAACACCACGACCCCGATCAAGCACGTCGTCGTGCTGTACGACGAGAACGTGTCGTTCGACCACTACTTCGGCACGTACCCGAAGGCCGCGAACACCGACGGGACGCCGTTCACCGCCGCCGCCGGGACCCCTGCCACCGACACGCTCGCATCGTCCGGGACGCTCACGAAGAACCCGAACGCCTACGCCCCGTCACGGTTGACGCCCGCGCAGGCCCTGACGTGCGACCAGAACCACAACTACCTGCCGGAGCAGAAGGCCGTCGACGGCGGTGCCATGGACAAGTTCGTCGAGAGCACCTCGGTCGACACCTGCACCGGCCTGTACGGCTCGCCCGGTCTCACGATGGACTACTACGACGGCAACACGACCACCGGGCTCTGGAACTACGCCCAGAACTACGCGATGAGCGACAACGCCTGGGACACCGGCTTCGGCCCGTCCACCCCCGGTGCGCTCAACCTGATCAGCGGCGACACCCACGGCGGGACCGGCGTCGACTCGGTCACCGGGGCACCCGTCACCACCTCGACCGCGGTCGTCGGGAAGGACGCCGCCGGCCAGGGCACCGTCATCGCCGACCCGGACCCGGCGTTCGACGACTGCTCCGACAAGGACCACACGTCGACGTCGAACCTGGTGAAGATGTCGGGCAGGAACATCGGCGACCTGCTGAACACGAAGGGCGTCACCTGGGGCTGGTTCCAGGGCGGCTTCACCCCGACCACGGCTGCGGCCGGCGCCGGGACCTTCGCGAAGTGCGACACCACCACGGCGAACGTCGGCGGGTCGACGAGCAACGACTACTCGCCCCACCACAACCCGTTCGCCTACTACGCGTCGACGTCGAACCCGCACCACCTGGCACCGACGAGTGACAGCATGATCGGCTACACCGACCAGGCGAACCACCAGTACGACCTGTCGGCGTTCGACACCGCGCTCGCCGAGCACCGGATGCCGGCGGTCTCATTCCTCAAGGCCCCCGAGGCCCAGGACGGACACGCCGCGTACTCGGACCCGCTGGACGAGCAGAAGTTCCTGACGTCGAAGATCAACGAGATCGAGCAGTCCCCGGAGTGGTCGAGCACCGCGATCGTCATCAACTACGACGACTCGGACGGCTGGTACGACCACGTCGCCCCGACCGTGCTGAACGGTTCGACCGACGCGACGAACGACACCACGGTCTGCACGACGGCCGCCACGAAGGTCGGCGTCGCCGGAGGCTACCTGGACCGCTGTGGCCCCTCGCAGCGCCTGCCCTACCTGGTCATCTCGCCGTTCGCGAAGCAGAACGACGTCGACCACACCGCGATCGAGCAGACCTCGACCACGAAGTTCATCGAGGACAACTGGTCCACCGGGCGGATCGGCGACCAGTCGTTCGACGCGCGTGCCGGGTCGATCCGGGGCATGTTCGACTTCGCCCACCCGCAGCAGCGTGAGGTGCTGCTCGACACCAAGACCGGCGCGGTCAGCCGGATCGTGTCGACGGCGGCGACCCCGACGCCGACCCCGACGGCCACCCGGACGCCGAGCGGCACACCCGGGACCGGGAGCGGTGCCGGCACGCCCGGCGCCGGCAGCGGCACGGGGACCGGTACCGGTACGGCCGGGACCGGGACCGGGACCGGGACCGCCGGAGCATCGGGAACGTCCACCGACCCCGGCACGAGCACGAGCACAGCGGGACGGACCGTGGCGGACCCGCCCGCGACCGGAGCGCACGGCAACCGCCTGGCCTACACGGGAGCGCAGCTCACCGGCGTCTCGATCGCCACGATCGTGTTCCTGATCGCGGGCTTCAGCCTCATCCTGCTCCGGCGTCGACAGCTCCGTCGTCGGGGCTGA
- a CDS encoding CPBP family intramembrane glutamic endopeptidase has translation MQPPAVRRRRRWWPVPPSLLVGLAPLVLFATYSIVRSRPSDDYDSLGLTTDSVVHDLLLPESIVAGIMVVLVTALGWWRIATVDPARGRPRWTLLAPVLILAVCIGRLPLVDWAGKSVDYFLLLAVGVLLVGVFEELLTRGVLLVGLRRRLPEFGVWIVSCVLFGLLHFVNILAGAPVAQTVVQVVFAASFGSTLYLARRLTGNLLAPVLLHAFWDFGAIAVSASRGAGLDFVLVGLLGLASFAVLLLGVVAGALVAWRDDRAWRMRRRWRTVPARDRTGVDGGGVGGTDVGGAGAGLPAGADAVTLTR, from the coding sequence GTGCAGCCTCCCGCCGTCCGTCGCCGCCGACGGTGGTGGCCGGTCCCACCGTCGCTGCTCGTCGGTCTCGCCCCGCTGGTGCTCTTCGCCACGTACAGCATCGTCCGCTCGCGCCCGAGTGACGACTACGACTCGCTCGGCCTGACGACCGACAGCGTCGTGCACGACCTGCTGCTGCCGGAGTCGATCGTCGCCGGGATCATGGTCGTGCTCGTCACCGCGCTCGGCTGGTGGCGGATCGCGACCGTCGACCCGGCCCGGGGCCGCCCGCGCTGGACGCTGCTGGCGCCGGTCCTGATCCTGGCCGTGTGCATCGGACGGCTGCCGCTGGTCGACTGGGCCGGCAAGTCGGTGGACTACTTCCTGCTGCTCGCCGTCGGGGTGCTGCTCGTCGGGGTGTTCGAGGAGCTGCTGACCCGCGGGGTCCTGCTCGTCGGGCTGCGGCGCCGGCTGCCCGAGTTCGGCGTGTGGATCGTGTCCTGCGTGCTGTTCGGGCTGCTGCACTTCGTCAACATCCTGGCCGGCGCACCGGTCGCCCAGACGGTGGTGCAGGTGGTGTTCGCCGCCTCGTTCGGGTCGACGCTGTACCTGGCTCGACGGCTCACCGGGAACCTGCTCGCCCCGGTGCTGCTGCACGCGTTCTGGGACTTCGGCGCGATCGCGGTCAGTGCCTCGCGCGGTGCCGGGCTCGACTTCGTCCTGGTCGGCCTGCTCGGCCTGGCCTCGTTCGCGGTGCTGCTGCTCGGCGTCGTCGCGGGCGCCCTCGTCGCCTGGCGGGACGACCGTGCCTGGCGGATGCGGCGCCGGTGGCGGACCGTGCCGGCGAGGGACCGCACCGGTGTCGACGGGGGTGGTGTCGGCGGGACCGACGTCGGCGGGGCTGGGGCGGGCCTCCCGGCCGGTGCGGACGCGGTGACCCTGACGAGGTGA
- a CDS encoding metal-dependent transcriptional regulator, whose product MRLPSLSTMAEDYVKLVWKAGERGGDGGLATRDIAAALHVSASTVSGNLRKLDRDGLIEHTLYRGVVLTPLGQQAAVAMVRRHRLIETFLVERLGYSWDEVHSEAEALEHAVSETFLDRVDADLGHPTHDPHGDPIPSADGVVPDSPGALLGTVDPGVCGTVERVSDDDPALLRYFDELGVGLGTHLRVEQVRDYAGVVAVSRRDAGGTEAMVDLPAAAATAIWLAPDAPH is encoded by the coding sequence ATGCGTCTGCCCTCCCTCAGCACCATGGCGGAGGACTACGTCAAGCTCGTCTGGAAGGCCGGCGAGCGCGGCGGCGACGGGGGTCTCGCCACGCGGGACATCGCCGCTGCCCTGCACGTGTCCGCCTCGACCGTGTCCGGCAACCTCCGGAAGCTCGACCGCGACGGGCTCATCGAGCACACGCTGTACCGCGGGGTCGTCCTCACCCCGCTCGGACAGCAGGCCGCGGTCGCGATGGTCCGTCGCCACCGGCTGATCGAGACGTTCCTGGTCGAACGGCTCGGCTACTCGTGGGACGAGGTGCACTCCGAGGCCGAGGCGCTCGAGCACGCGGTGTCGGAGACGTTCCTCGACCGGGTCGACGCCGACCTGGGCCACCCGACGCACGACCCGCACGGCGACCCGATCCCGAGCGCGGACGGTGTCGTGCCGGACTCCCCCGGAGCGCTCCTCGGCACGGTGGACCCGGGCGTCTGCGGGACGGTCGAGCGGGTCTCGGACGACGACCCGGCGCTCCTGCGGTACTTCGACGAACTCGGTGTCGGGCTGGGGACGCACCTGCGGGTCGAGCAGGTGCGGGACTACGCGGGGGTGGTGGCGGTCTCGCGGCGCGACGCCGGCGGGACGGAGGCGATGGTGGACCTCCCGGCCGCCGCCGCGACCGCCATCTGGCTGGCCCCCGACGCACCGCACTGA
- a CDS encoding HEAT repeat domain-containing protein, producing the protein MPTLASYLTDPRPAVRLRAVMAAGTTPSVDELDLLVAQCAVEPDLQVREMLTWALVRLPADLVVPRLLDELDRPEAQARSQALHTLSKIRDGSVYPQVARLLGDVDPGVTRTAWRAAVLLAPEDAKPALARTLAVQLGHGDEETRLALSRALAGLGADVVSPVLDAAAEHRSAAVREHAAETARLLEDPDAGSALALARARREVALGRTRSAKG; encoded by the coding sequence ATGCCGACGCTCGCCTCGTACCTCACCGACCCCCGCCCCGCCGTCCGACTCCGGGCGGTGATGGCCGCCGGGACCACCCCCTCGGTGGACGAGCTCGACCTCCTCGTGGCGCAGTGCGCCGTGGAGCCGGACCTGCAGGTGCGGGAGATGCTCACGTGGGCGCTGGTGCGCCTGCCGGCCGACCTGGTGGTGCCGCGGCTGCTCGACGAACTCGACCGTCCCGAGGCGCAGGCGCGCAGCCAGGCGCTGCACACCCTGTCGAAGATCCGCGACGGCTCGGTGTACCCGCAGGTGGCGCGGCTGCTCGGCGACGTCGACCCCGGCGTGACCCGGACCGCCTGGCGTGCGGCGGTGCTGCTCGCCCCGGAGGACGCGAAGCCCGCGCTGGCACGGACCCTCGCGGTGCAGCTCGGGCACGGCGACGAGGAGACCCGGCTGGCGCTGAGCCGCGCGCTCGCCGGACTCGGCGCCGACGTCGTCTCGCCGGTCCTGGACGCGGCGGCGGAACACCGGAGCGCGGCCGTCCGGGAGCACGCGGCCGAGACCGCGCGGCTGCTCGAGGACCCGGACGCCGGGTCCGCGCTGGCCCTCGCACGGGCGCGGCGTGAGGTCGCCCTCGGCCGGACGCGGTCCGCGAAGGGCTGA
- a CDS encoding aldo/keto reductase: MPRIGSSDLTVFPLALGGNVFGWTADESTSHRVLDAYTGAGGDFIDSADVYSAWGDGNSGGESETVIGSWFRASGKRDDVTIATKVSQHPAFPGLSADNVAKAARASLQRLGTDRIDLYYAHFDDQDTPLEETVRAFDQLVREGLVRYTAISNYSNERASEWIRIAKEHDLAVPVAIQPHYNLVTRQPYESEIAPLAAREHLGVVPYFALAAGFLTGKYRTKQDFAGKDREGQVSGYFSDQGLAVVDALSEIASAHSAEIASVALAWLQAQPDVVAPIASARNTEQLPALLASAELDLSAEELQTLTDVSAAVPASA; the protein is encoded by the coding sequence ATGCCCCGCATCGGCTCCAGTGACCTCACCGTCTTCCCCCTCGCCCTCGGCGGCAACGTCTTCGGCTGGACCGCGGACGAGTCCACCTCGCACCGGGTCCTCGACGCCTACACGGGGGCCGGCGGCGACTTCATCGACAGCGCCGACGTCTACTCGGCGTGGGGCGACGGCAACTCCGGCGGCGAGTCCGAGACCGTGATCGGCTCGTGGTTCCGGGCGTCCGGCAAGCGCGACGACGTGACGATCGCCACGAAGGTGTCGCAGCACCCGGCGTTCCCCGGGCTGTCGGCGGACAACGTCGCCAAGGCCGCACGGGCCAGCCTGCAGCGCCTCGGCACCGACCGGATCGACCTGTACTACGCGCACTTCGACGACCAGGACACCCCGCTCGAGGAGACCGTCCGCGCGTTCGACCAGCTCGTCCGCGAGGGTCTGGTCCGCTACACCGCGATCTCGAACTACTCGAACGAGCGCGCCTCGGAGTGGATCCGCATCGCGAAGGAGCACGACCTGGCCGTGCCGGTCGCGATCCAGCCGCACTACAACCTCGTCACCCGCCAGCCCTACGAGTCCGAGATCGCTCCGCTCGCGGCGCGCGAGCACCTGGGCGTCGTGCCGTACTTCGCCCTGGCCGCCGGGTTCCTGACGGGCAAGTACCGGACGAAGCAGGACTTCGCCGGCAAGGACCGCGAGGGCCAGGTGTCCGGCTACTTCTCCGACCAGGGCCTCGCCGTCGTCGACGCCCTGTCCGAGATCGCGTCGGCGCACTCCGCCGAGATCGCCTCGGTCGCTCTCGCCTGGCTGCAGGCGCAGCCGGACGTCGTCGCCCCGATCGCCTCGGCGCGGAACACCGAGCAGCTGCCGGCGCTCCTCGCCTCGGCCGAGCTCGACCTCAGCGCCGAGGAGCTGCAGACGCTCACCGACGTGTCGGCAGCGGTCCCCGCGTCGGCCTGA
- the pyrE gene encoding orotate phosphoribosyltransferase: MTHAREQLIEHIKADAVFHGDFTLTSGKQASYYIDLRKVSLDHRVAPLIGQVMTDLIASVPDVDAVGGLTMGADPIASAVLHQSAARGGSYDAFVVRKEPKDHGRGRQVEGPDVRGKRVIVLEDTSTTGGSPLKAAEALEREGAVVVAVAVVVDRDTGAKEKIEAAGYPYLAAIGLADLGLSA; the protein is encoded by the coding sequence GTGACCCACGCGCGCGAGCAGTTGATCGAGCACATCAAGGCCGATGCGGTCTTCCACGGCGACTTCACGCTGACCAGCGGGAAGCAGGCCTCCTACTACATCGACCTCCGCAAGGTGAGCCTCGACCACCGCGTCGCGCCCCTGATCGGTCAGGTCATGACCGACCTCATCGCGAGCGTCCCGGACGTCGACGCCGTCGGTGGGCTGACGATGGGCGCCGACCCGATCGCGAGTGCCGTGCTGCACCAGTCCGCAGCGCGTGGCGGTTCGTACGACGCGTTCGTCGTCCGCAAGGAGCCCAAGGACCACGGCCGCGGCCGGCAGGTCGAGGGACCGGACGTCCGCGGCAAGCGCGTCATCGTCCTCGAGGACACCTCGACCACCGGCGGGTCGCCGCTCAAGGCCGCCGAGGCACTCGAGCGCGAGGGCGCCGTCGTCGTCGCCGTCGCTGTCGTCGTCGACCGGGACACCGGCGCCAAGGAGAAGATCGAGGCTGCCGGGTACCCGTACCTGGCGGCGATCGGACTGGCTGACCTGGGGCTGTCCGCGTGA
- a CDS encoding peptidoglycan DD-metalloendopeptidase family protein, with protein MSRSVVSAHRPRSASPGRRRLLATALAIVGLVGSLVLDAPVAQAASYPSWDDVVAARGKESAKQSQIVEIRGIIAGLAAEADAARAEAERLGEAFQEAQRDALRAAEKEQALRDDAEEHAEIAEASAAQAGRFAAQMARSGGADVTTSVITGGEDSRDLLYDLGALSKLSEQAERVETAATTDASVARSLTAQADRAALKLADLAQAAQDRMGEAQAASDRAQAATDEQEGNKSRLEAQLTSLTSGRATTEAQFEKGERIRKAEEERKRKALEAEIARQLRAQQAAAAANQGGGGSAPSAGGGGGGGAPVGSGSGSGWVRPAGGWITSGYGVRVNPYTGAVAMHDGLDLGSACSSPIVAASAGTVEYVGRYGGYGNYVRIDHGGGVKTAYGHIVDGGFRVSPGQQVGAGTLVALVGSTGNSTGCHLHFETHVGGGTVNPVGFMAARGVGF; from the coding sequence ATGTCTCGCTCCGTGGTCTCCGCTCACCGTCCCCGCTCCGCCTCGCCGGGCCGCCGACGCCTGCTCGCCACCGCGCTCGCGATCGTCGGCCTGGTCGGCTCGCTGGTCCTCGACGCACCGGTGGCGCAGGCAGCCTCGTACCCGTCGTGGGACGACGTCGTCGCGGCCCGGGGCAAGGAGTCCGCGAAGCAGTCGCAGATCGTCGAGATCCGCGGCATCATCGCGGGCTTGGCAGCAGAGGCCGACGCCGCCAGGGCCGAGGCCGAGCGGCTGGGCGAGGCGTTCCAGGAGGCCCAGCGTGACGCCCTCCGTGCCGCCGAGAAGGAACAGGCGCTCCGCGACGACGCCGAGGAGCACGCCGAGATCGCCGAGGCCAGCGCCGCGCAGGCCGGCCGGTTCGCCGCGCAGATGGCCCGTTCCGGCGGCGCCGACGTCACCACCAGCGTGATCACCGGCGGCGAGGACTCCCGTGACCTGCTCTACGACCTCGGTGCACTGAGCAAGCTGTCGGAGCAGGCCGAACGCGTCGAGACCGCGGCCACCACCGACGCCTCCGTCGCCCGCTCCCTCACCGCCCAGGCCGACCGAGCAGCACTGAAGCTCGCGGACCTGGCCCAGGCCGCGCAGGACCGGATGGGCGAAGCGCAGGCCGCCTCCGACCGGGCGCAGGCCGCCACCGACGAGCAAGAGGGCAACAAGTCCCGACTCGAAGCGCAGCTCACCTCCCTGACGTCCGGTCGGGCCACGACCGAGGCCCAGTTCGAGAAGGGCGAGCGGATCCGCAAGGCGGAGGAAGAGCGCAAGCGCAAGGCGCTCGAGGCCGAGATCGCCCGTCAGCTCCGCGCCCAGCAGGCCGCGGCGGCCGCGAACCAGGGCGGCGGTGGCAGTGCGCCGTCCGCTGGCGGCGGCGGCGGCGGCGGGGCTCCCGTCGGCTCAGGTTCCGGGTCCGGCTGGGTCCGCCCGGCCGGCGGCTGGATCACCAGCGGCTACGGCGTCCGAGTGAACCCGTACACGGGTGCGGTCGCGATGCACGACGGCCTCGACCTCGGCAGCGCCTGCTCCAGCCCGATCGTCGCCGCGTCCGCCGGCACGGTCGAGTACGTCGGCCGGTACGGCGGGTACGGCAACTACGTCCGCATCGACCACGGCGGTGGCGTCAAGACCGCGTACGGCCACATCGTCGACGGCGGCTTCCGGGTCTCCCCCGGACAGCAGGTCGGCGCGGGCACCCTCGTTGCGCTCGTCGGGTCGACCGGCAACTCGACCGGCTGCCACCTGCACTTCGAGACGCACGTCGGCGGCGGCACCGTGAACCCGGTCGGGTTCATGGCCGCGCGCGGAGTCGGCTTCTAG
- a CDS encoding aminoglycoside 3'-phosphotransferase, giving the protein MAPSGDLIGRGGQPDEPVTVPDAVAELAAGRSLEPVWVNSAGGKTFRMGPAPDRADGYVKWVPPHYAPWVAAEVARLQWAGRWLTVPEVVEHGADESGAWMVTRPVVGWSAVDPRWHDEPRTAVIAVGEGLRAMHETLPVASCPFVWSTGERLDRARAAGHAVDAMGPRPETDQLVVCHGDACTPNTLIGDDGRWVGHVDLGALGVADRWADLAVASMSLGWNHGPGWDDLFHEAYGLPQDRDRTAWYRLMWELDVDDVDDPRGAGGASRHGSDAGAERP; this is encoded by the coding sequence GTGGCGCCGAGCGGCGACCTGATCGGCCGCGGCGGGCAGCCGGACGAGCCGGTGACCGTCCCGGACGCCGTGGCCGAACTCGCCGCCGGTCGGAGTCTCGAGCCGGTGTGGGTCAACTCGGCGGGCGGGAAGACGTTCCGTATGGGACCGGCACCCGACCGTGCGGACGGGTACGTGAAGTGGGTCCCGCCGCACTACGCGCCCTGGGTCGCCGCCGAGGTCGCCCGCCTGCAGTGGGCGGGCCGGTGGCTCACCGTGCCCGAGGTCGTCGAGCACGGAGCGGACGAGTCCGGCGCCTGGATGGTCACCCGACCCGTGGTGGGGTGGAGCGCGGTCGACCCGCGGTGGCACGACGAGCCGCGGACGGCGGTCATCGCGGTCGGCGAAGGGCTCCGGGCGATGCACGAGACCCTGCCCGTGGCGTCCTGCCCGTTCGTCTGGTCCACCGGTGAACGGCTGGACCGTGCGCGGGCAGCCGGGCACGCCGTCGACGCGATGGGACCGCGGCCGGAGACCGACCAGCTGGTCGTCTGCCACGGCGACGCCTGCACCCCGAACACCCTGATCGGCGACGACGGCCGATGGGTCGGGCACGTGGACCTCGGCGCCCTCGGGGTCGCGGACCGCTGGGCCGACCTGGCGGTGGCGTCGATGAGCCTCGGGTGGAACCACGGCCCCGGCTGGGACGACCTGTTCCACGAGGCCTACGGACTCCCGCAGGACCGGGACCGGACGGCCTGGTACCGCCTGATGTGGGAGCTGGACGTCGACGACGTCGACGACCCGCGTGGTGCGGGAGGGGCCTCCCGGCACGGGAGTGACGCCGGAGCGGAGCGGCCCTAG